The Lolium rigidum isolate FL_2022 chromosome 1, APGP_CSIRO_Lrig_0.1, whole genome shotgun sequence region CAAGTTAATTTAAATGTCTCGTGTGCATGTTCAACTCAAACATAGAAGTTACCCTAAGAAAACTTTGACACAAAAATCTGCCTTGTAGCTTTGATCATCCTTGGAAGAAaattgaaagaaaaaataaagcTTAGTATCATCACGCATGACGTATGGTGGCCATGCTTACCCGCGTGACCGCACCCTCGCATCAGACAGGAAAGCCTGGCTCGTAGCGAGATGTCATGCAACAAGCGAGCTGACCGGATACCAAATTAAATTTCATGACATATGAGCGTTTTTTTTTTCAACCGTTCGTTGCTCGTGGTCACACCAAAAGAACAATCGAGAAGGATGGTGCATTTGTAAGCGACCACGAAATGTTCTACAGCACGAACAATTGCACGTGCGTTTCTGATTTTTGTTTCACCACGACACGAAGAAATGCGTCCTTGTAGTCCAAACGAGGTGAAGTGGACATCGTGATTGTTTTCTTCAAATGCACTACTCATATCGAAACAAGCATAACTCTAACATAACAACAAATGTAAATgagattttgtttgcatatttaacTTTCTCGCGATGAACTCTTCGAAATGAGTTtaatattattttttaaaaaaacattGGTAGACTGTATCtatagagttttttttttgttaggtATGTAGTCTGGATAGTATGTCTATGTATCTTGCCATATGTCGTGCTGAATTTATAAGATTCTTCAAAGTTTATTTAAATAGTACATACAGTACTACCACAAGTATATGCATATAGTGGAGATGTAAATGCGATATTTTTGGATGTTACATAAAAAATATATAGTACTATTTAAATAAACTTTAAAGGGTAAATCATGCTGGATTCATAAAGTCTTTCAAAGTCCTTTAGTGTTACACGCATGACAATGATATGTTCTCTTTTCATGTGTTATCATTGACCCAAATCTCGAGGACCGTGAATAGCAGCAACAACTATGATATGAACTTCGCCCCATTTCAACTTCACAAACTGCACGCCAAACGACGTGCCCACATACACACTTGGTGAAGGGTAACACTTAGATTTAAATCCTCAGAAACTCGTGAATTTTAGTTCAGCTTTATTATTCAGGATTAGGCTGTTTTGGGGCTTGTGTAATTATACAGATCATGCTAGATGCATGACTAAAATTTCAGCAATTGGGTCGGTCCTGAATATGCATAAACCGGTGTGAACTAGGTTTGTATCAGCGCGCTTAACTTTTGAGTTTAATAAAACACACTTTATCGAGAAAATAATGGTATGCGGACATCATCATAAAAAAGAGGTAGAGTGATGTTTTGCCTCTTGAGTGTATATCCTACCTTATTTTAAAATACATCTTTGATATATTTTGAAATATTAAAAGGTAAAAtttgttagagtatatatctgtatattgtagtttccccatatgttagtgggcttcctgcatatttgcacctgtacatgtactacatattgtggcctttggccctctggtaatacaacaagcatattgccctaacatggtattaGAGTCCAGAGTCTCAAGTTCGAGTCCtgactttcacaatttattctaaaaaattatctcctctcccctctcctcgcagCCGCAGCCCGCCCCggccctctgccgccgccgctaCCTCTTTGCCTCTGACTCTACACGTGTTGATTTGTCTTTTAGTTTTCtcgacgtgagagggggtgttgaatgACTTATCTTTTCGTTTtctcgtcacacgtgagagggggtgttgaagtgtataagtagattacctagccctttccatcagttcggacttttgggtcaagtggctagtgcatgaagcttgatctgactgactacactcagtggatagatgaggattgCCGTGCCTGGAaccctttttttgtccggcgcgcccaaaaCCGTTTGggtgacgcgactggagatgctcttagggacgTTAAGATAAAAATGTTTTCTTTTCGATGTAACTTCTAGTTTTGTTCGTGTGCCTTCTATTTTCTTCAATCTGATGTACAAAACAAAAGTGCATCTCTAAGTTTGTATGCATACTATTCTTCCTGCAGATTGACACATGGTTTAACGTGCAGATCCAAGAATCATTTCCCTGTATGATGCATACACAAATAAAAGATTATCAGCATTGGAGTGctgaaattataagattttcctataaatttgGCCATTCAGTTTGGCTTAGTGCAGCTAGCTTCGTCTGTTCAGAGATTGAGAGACAGGCGACATTACATGCGCCAATCTGCAAACCTATTGCTAGTGATAAGTGATAATCAGCAACGTATCTTTCTCAATTGCAGTATGGTGATGCCGCCTGGGCAAAAATCAATCTAGAAGAGCCTCGACCTTGCAATATCGCAAAGTTCATGTCCTCGTTCATATGACAGGATCTCTGCTGCCTCTGTTGAAATAAAACGGCCTCGTTTCATTTCAGCCCCGGAATCTATCGTATGGACTGTGGAGTATATGGACAGTTGGGCAGGTATCAGATCTGTAAATTTGTGCTGGGGGCCTTGTCGCTGCTGAAGCTGATGTTCCTGGAGAGCACTAAGCTCGTAGGCTCCTGGCTGTTGTTGGTCGACAGAGCAATGTCTGTGCCGGATGACTTGCTTGGCGCGCTGTCGCAGCTGTCCAATGGGCTCTTGGACGATGGGTATGGCCCGACGGTACAAACTCTGCGGAAGACATATGAAATCTGGTTCAACGACAGATGCTATGAATGCAACAAGTTTTTCAGCAGCATTCAAACACCACTGCTTGCAAAGTACTCCTATGATCACTGAAAACAAGATTCGATTCATACCTTTCCTTCCGCTTCTCCAAGAATCGGGCAAGTGATGCTTTACGGGCTTGAGGGACAGCTGAAACAAGAACATAAATCAGCATATGTGTAAAACTTTCCTAGGCACGATCTCGCAGTCCGAACTGAAATGCGGACCGAGCAATGGACAGTGCAGGCAGGTATATGTACCCCTTGGCGTAACAGCCGCTGCAGCAGCAGCAGAAATCGCCTGCTGCAGTGGTTCAGCCGTGGATGCCTGGCTTGCTAGAGGAACAGCCGACGGCACGTCTGAAGATGCCGGGCCTGCGCTCTCATTGTTAGAGCTCGACGTGCTCTTGGAGAGAGCCATGGGTTGTGGCACGACAGGGGCTGGGCTAGAAATGGCAGACACACGAGGCACAAAGGTCTCTGGTTTCTGGATTGTAATAATCTTCATTGCAGGCGAAACCTCAGGTGCTGCGAACCTCGCATCGGCGGAAACTGGCGAATCGGATTTATGCACTGTGCTTGGAATAATAGATGCCCTGCTAGCTTGGACCAGTAGTTCATGCGCCTGGCGTAGTTAAAACATAATGATCAGTAAACATACCTACGGcaccaaataaaaaaaaagttcCATTCATTCATCATAGAGGTATTACCTTCTCCATCGGGACGTCGAATACATTCACGGCGCCGTTATAGAATATGGTCATCCGCGTAGCCTCTGGGTTTCGCAGGTCCCTTTCAGTGTCAACCATCCACTAATTTGTCAGCACAATTTCTTTTGCCATAAAGAGCGACTATTTATTATGAAATCGTTCCAAGGGTGGATTATCCAGCATTAGTACCTTGGACCGTAGACACCAACTGTAGAGCTAGGCACGGGGCTGTTCATCATGAGATACTGGTTCTTGAACGGGACACCACCTGCGGCAGCAACACTCGGTAGGCTCTGCACCCTGAGCACGGGGTGGTTCCCCGAATTGAACTGCATCGGGTGGTGAAACGGCCTGGATCCAGCTTGTGCTACTCCTAGATGATGACGAGCGGGCACGTCGTAGGAATCGACGCCATGCGCGTGCGCTACAGCGGCGGCGTACTGCTGCGGGCTGACACGGCCGTCGAATCCGAACTGACTCTGCAAAAGCAAGACCGAGCATGTCAGAGTGCTGTTCTGCAGTAGCATGTGAATGGCATGAACATGACGGTTTCAGGTGGGAGGTGAGACAGACCTGATGATGATGGGGCGTGACGAcggccggctgctgctgctgctgccggaacgcggagaacgagtccctggtGCCCTCCGCCGATGGCCTGAATGACATGAACGCCGGAGTGGCGCCGGCCTTGGCCTGGTACTGCCAGTGCGTGGCGGGCGGCGCTGCTCCTCCCAGGTAATCTGAAGAAACGGACAGCCCAATTCGTTCAGCGGTGGAAACATCAAGCGCAGCTTGTACATGCTGCAGAACGTAAACATACTAATAATTCTAGTGAATTGGAAATCAGTAAATCATGCACGTTGTTGGCACATGAAATTGTCGTTAACGGTGGGTTGGAACAGCTAATTGGCGGATGGAAATTACAGAAAAGTAAAGGACGAAGAAATAGGTATGGAAGCAAGAAGGAAAGGAAAGGAGCTGGTTTGCCGCGCTATCATTATCAGCCCAAATCCGCAGCCGCACAAACCACGGATCACGAGTTgaagaaaattaaaaagaaaccgcgTATCGCGTGCCGAATTCCAATTGCCCAAGCAAGGAGGAACTCATCGACGATCATCGCGAGATACATACAACTGCGCGCAGCTAACGAATCAGTGGTATGACGCGGCGGAGCGAAGAGGGAGGGCACCGACCTGATTCGGGCTTGCCGCCGGCGTCCTCCATCTGGGGCTCCTCCTTGGTCCTCCCAATCGCGCCGAGGAAGTCCCTCTCCATGGTAGAACcggagagagaaaagagaggcGGTCTGAAGAATCTGTTGGCACCCAAGCCTACCTGTGATCTCTTTCTCTCTATCTCTCTACTTCTCCTCGGCTTGACTTTTCTTCCCCCCACTGCTGCTTTCCTCTTTTCGTTTCCTAAAAATGTTGTCTCCCGCTCCCTGGCTTCCTACCTTATTTATTCGCGAGATTTAGGAAAAGGAAATACATATAGTAATATGGAGGTTGATGGGAGG contains the following coding sequences:
- the LOC124652684 gene encoding protein TIFY 6a-like, coding for MERDFLGAIGRTKEEPQMEDAGGKPESDYLGGAAPPATHWQYQAKAGATPAFMSFRPSAEGTRDSFSAFRQQQQQPAVVTPHHHQSQFGFDGRVSPQQYAAAVAHAHGVDSYDVPARHHLGVAQAGSRPFHHPMQFNSGNHPVLRVQSLPSVAAAGGVPFKNQYLMMNSPVPSSTVGVYGPRDLRNPEATRMTIFYNGAVNVFDVPMEKAHELLVQASRASIIPSTVHKSDSPVSADARFAAPEVSPAMKIITIQKPETFVPRVSAISSPAPVVPQPMALSKSTSSSNNESAGPASSDVPSAVPLASQASTAEPLQQAISAAAAAAVTPRAVPQARKASLARFLEKRKERVCTVGPYPSSKSPLDSCDSAPSKSSGTDIALSTNNSQEPTSLVLSRNISFSSDKAPSTNLQI